ACGCCTCGGGGACTAGAATCACCAACTTCGTCTTCTGTCGCCCCAGCTCCTCCTCTCctaccttctcctcttccttggcttctccctcggccacgtcctcgtccCGCTCGAGAAACAccttgctgcctcggcttctttttcaaatagccGGTATAGGTCGGTTTGTATCTGAGCAGATCAGGTGCATACCGACTCGTAATaggaatggcgtaagcagctgtTATATGCGCTCGGTTAGCCCTTCCCCGAAGCTCTGCAACGATGCCCTTGACTGAAAGATAGgcaatggaagaatcagtatacaatgaggaaagaaaaatgtgcaaacaTAATAAAGCTAAAAAGATacttctaccgaccaggagccccggcTTCGAACTGAACTGTGGTGGCTGTGTCCGTGCTTtccccgggcccaaacataaaattcccggtGACCGATACATAAATACTCACCCACTCTTCCGAGTCGGGaagatggtcgataaggaatgtgtcgtatcccgtcctacaggagaggtagtgacggtcgctctcccggttaactccaacgaggtatacaccgaagagctcctcgagtccgaacgtgaggttgtattgcctcctcagctctataatgctcgtgatgatccggtaggagttcaccgtaagctgagaagacgtgagggagagggctcggagaacccttcggacaaactgttgaagggggaatctaacgcccccctctgtgatagccatcaaggggaagATGAGTGCTCCCTCCCGGTGAGGAAGGTCCTTGGGGTCGCTGTTCGGTAAAATCCGAACGTCAACGTCATGAGGAACGCTGTATACCCTCTTGAATTCAAcataagaagccgaggagccgtCAAAGTACTGGTTtcggtatgggcatggcctcatcgccctcctgcgtccccgtacctcctcgggggcatccgcgaatggacccggaccttggttcgaggtacttggggcttccatctcttgggagtcaaacgtcgtcacctcacgaggagctctcgAGGGTTCAAATGGTTCAATGCAGTCGATTGGAGTCCGAAAGAATGCCCTCTCCCAAAGTGTCTGGCGAATGTCCTCGGGAATTTCGATAGGAGAAGAGCCTGAACTATtggaactgtccgaagagagctcaatgaccattcgcttctgcctaaccaaggaaaggaatacaaaaaacccgttagctatatgctcagggaaaaaTCAAGGTCTAACGCTCGGTgcggaatggtcatcgctcctcggagTCCTCAGGCAATCGTTTCCTATGAAGGCGCTTCCCTCTTGGAAGAATTTCTAAAGATCAGAAGTCCTCTCCCTTGGGATCAagatgaatctaggtctcgggatgagttttggcctcgggatgaatctaggtctcgggatgagtttagacCTCGGTAATAGCGTGAACAGCgctggagaagcccagcgccgccttGAACCAGACAGCggcgagcggttgctcagccAGAACAAGCGCAAGAAAACGGCGAAGAACTCAAAAACAatgatcaaaacatgaaaaataaagcaagaaggtcgacatacctcaagttcgtgcaagatctcccaaccaaaatgattgaaatctcgattgaaagttggaagtatacggcggcggcggttcgacttcagaagcggAAGAAAAGGTGACgatctcacctctgtctctcctatttataatggtagagatggaaagctgcgcgggaaacgaagcgtcgtgcatcgagccgttagatcatcgacatgtgttatcatcgaacggctagtatcaaggactctgcaccgaggacaggcgccggatattcagaccttaggcatgttgacgcgtgtcaccgaagcgacgtttcgtaccaatcaactgacatggcacgtgccgaggcagCCTTTTGATTCTGAGACCTCGGCAGCAGttgacacgtggctcttctctggcgcgggTTGAACGGAATCTACCGAAGCAATTTCACTCttcggttattctctaaaaaagatcaaggcctgatcTCATATGATgggatcaagaccctgaagtAGAGGTGCAAAgctccagggacttgaggggctattgtggaggcttcggtcatggtctcggtaatctaaccggaccaccattaaccgaggcctcatattaacacgggcctgtgtatatccttCTGTTTACCCGGTTGATATCGAGTCTCCTGTTCACTCTTCGGATAaataccgaagtgtgcattccgttaaagcctcttggaagaatgttgcatagcaggaggggaccaagagGGACGCGTGGCGGAAAGGATCAAAGGGGCcaagtctggccatgtgcttcgtaaccgtcttatctggtgcgtcatctatgacgtcacccgaggcggttacctaagcgtgacctccacgcactagcttggagcccaagttaacctaggtctataaatacaaagggatactgatctttgagaggtatgccatcttaccctaaccctagacctaaaagcatctctccttacatctaacttgatcgtcgaagGGTCACTAGGcaattccagccttagtgacttgttgcagggtcagcggcggaggaacggaatggcggaagtgaagtactagttcaggcgaaggtccctcctcctaaatcgaacccctacagtcTTCAAAATGTGAGTATAGTCTATTTTTGAAGgcccaaaagtaaatttggaggccaaatctctaaaaagtacCATGGGTCCCTCCAATATTCTCGcataaagtgcaaaaaaaggtaataaattacaaaatctcccctcaatatTTCATAtccattctctatttttgtgttttaaagtATGGATTAAAAGATGCTCTGAcaactatttttaaaaaggtgtcATTAATACGTATTGTCTATTTGACAAAGAGAAATTCGTCAcaataaattttcttatttgacAACATTAAAATGTTACAACATATTACTTAATTTGTTGGATAGCTATTGCCTACCAGTACATGaccacacaattttttttttataggcaaaagttTATTAACTAGAGTGTTTTGTGAACGATGGCGTAGGTTTATTCGTACCTGTAGGTATCTCAGCTCTCCTGAGATGGTGTTTCAAGAGAAAGATCTTCCTCCTCCGTACAGTGCTCTCTCACTTCGCCCTCCAACTCTTCCGAGTCTGATTGCTGCtgttgtggttgtggttgttaTGGAGCCAGAAGAGTACACCACTAGACCACTGCAAGTCTGCATCCTGTCCGTCGGTCACCGGTTGCACTGCTCAAATCGCTTATCCTTTGCATGCCAGACGCTCCTACTCGCTTCTTCCTCTCTTATCACTCTTGTGCTTCcccaattttaatttgtttggttaCGTAGAGTTAAGAAATCATCAGTTAGCCTTCAGTTTGAATCAAGTTCATGCCAATATGTTCCAACTGTCAATGATTTGGAATAATATTTTCATTCCCATCATCCAACCATAGCCTTGTTTTTAAGTGGAGTATTTGAGATCAAAACAAGGCTTTTTCATTCCCTGCGTTTCCGAAAACAGTCATGCTAGGACCATCGCACAACGGACACTCTATGGGAGCCCATCttaggtgggccccacaaaatatagaaaaatactcataaattttaaaataattttttatgaggtcctataaaatttttaaaatttatgaatatttttctatatttttataaaGTCCAGAGTGAACTCCACACAACGTGTGGTGGCCATGTGGTGGACGGGGTGCGGTGGTTCTAAGCTTTTTGTTCCGAAAAGGacaatgatacacccaccgcggCTCATCCACCGCGCCGCCCACTGCACGCTCTCTGGGCCCACTCCGaccaccgaacggccgatccgaactgacaataaattctaaaaaaaaccgagtggacCTACgcaagaatcaatggcatccgacatgtgtaagtgctcgatccgagcttccaaaaatcagatgatccgagccattaaaaaatggaagttcgggtcgagcacttacacacgtcggatgccattgattctcgcgtgtgcccactcgattttgttttttagaatttttggacagttcggatcggccgtccgatggccggagtgAGCCCAGCGAGCGTGCGGTGGGTGGCGCGATGGATGAGccgcggtgggtgtatcatttccGTTCCAAAAAACCCCAGTATAGTCAATTTTTTGCCCGGTTGAGGAAAAAAGCACCCGCGGGGTAACAACTTTGCCATCGAAGCGATAATTCCCGTCCGTGCCCAAAGCAGCGAAAAAGCCCTAGCTTTTCTCTTCTTACACCCCTGTGGCcgccttccctctctctctctctactagtatgtctctctctctcccgctcTCTCTACTGGCTTTGTTTCACAGTTCGATTGATTTGTATCTCGTATGGGCAGAGAAACTCCAAAATTGACTTATATATACCCCCTCgtcttatctctctctctcgttctggTTGGATTTGTATGACGGTTTGGACTGATTTTCTTCACACAGTCAGTTGATTCTATTGTTATGATGCAAAATTTTCAATATCTCGTTCGCTCAAACATATATGCAATTCCCTCTGTAACTACCTATAGttgtttaaaataatatgatttcTTTTTACCTTGTTCTCAGTTCTTCTTATGTTTGAATGCCCGATTTGTGATCTGCTATTCGGAGTGTAAGTGCggtcaaaattatcaactcatGTTCAAAGGGAGACCGTTTGAACCTTCAATTGATCACGGACACGTTGCGTTGGGGCCCGCGAAGGAAGGATGACCCCGGTCAAACCCTTGCCCAAGGAAGAACAATTGACCGCCCAACGAGGAAGCGACGCGTGTATAGACGATACAGAAACTGTCCCCGTAGAATTCGTCCGCGGGATGGTACCGCGGAGGCCTGCTGGTCCCACGAAATTACGGAGACCGCCCCAAAAGTAGCTTTGGCAACACGGACCACGACGAGAGCCCGTGGGTCGCTCTAGGCCTTGTCATTACAAAAAGGTTACATTAAAAGAATTCCCAGGGTATCGTCCCGGCCTAAAGGCAGAGCCTGGGAGGAACCCCGCGGGTGAAGAACGATCGCCGCGGGTCGCGACCTTGCTCTAATGGGAATTGGGGAATCTCTTGTGGCTTAGAGTGGAGGTCTCGCTGCAGGAATACCGGTCGACCCGCGAAAATGCGTCCGCGGGAAGGCCAGTTTCCTCGAAGGCCAGGAGGTTTGAAGGGGACACGTGTCAGGGTCTAATAAGAGGGTCGTCTTGGGCCTGACCTAGGCCTAgctgccctataaatacccttgACATTTCCAATGATTGATGACGGCCCTTTTCTGGAAAAGAGTGAGTGAGCACTGAATTTGAGGAAGGAGAACATTCTTCCTCAGAGAAAAGAAGTGACCTCATTCATTCAACCCCAGAAAAGGTCAAATACCTCGCGGAGAGCAAGAGTGACACATTGCCTCTGTTCCTTCCATACCTTCTGCTCCCCTCTTCACCCCATTAGATTTCTCACCCTTTTCCCCTCGCTAATCATCGACCAATCGCGCCTCTCCAGCTCACGGATATTTACACGTAAGCGATTCCCCGCGAAACCCACATCCTACATTaaggcgactctgctggggaggtGTCTTTTGGTTTATGGTTAGCACTCGCTCTAAAGAATACGTTGAAGAGCAATGACGGCGCCGGATAATACCATACCAACCCTCGAGGAAGTCGGAGAGACCAACAGTGCGGGTGTAGCTACACAAACATCGCGGGCTCTCCAGGACGGGCAGCGCCAGTTCCTTGAGACGCAAAAGCAGCTGTTCACGGCCTTTAAAGGTCTAACAGAACTCATTTCGGCGGCCCTCTCGAGGGCCACGACCAGCCAAGGAGACGAGCCCCCGTAAATCCATGCCGGGGGTAGCAACAGCAAACAGCACAACCTCAGGTCCCTTTGTTCTCCCCGCACCCACTGCGGGAAACCCCGCCGGAGCCCACGGAAAAAAACCCGCTGTTGACGGAACTAGCACGCTTTCAGTGGGTCCCTACATCACAATGGTGGAAGTGCAGGCCTTGCTGACACGGCAGAAAGTAAGTGAAGCAAACCAAAGAGAGCCGACCGTTGCCGAGGCCAGTACCCCTCCAGCGGAATAGTTCATCACCTTGGCAGACGTGCAGGCCCTTCTTACCAAAGAAAAGGCAAAGATGATTATGCCCTCACTTCCAAACCCGGACATCCGGCCCCCGTACCCTGTCACAATCCTATTATTGCCCTATCCGGAAGGGTACACTCCACCAAAGTTTGTAAAATTCGATGGTAAGGAAGGCAGCGCACAGGAACATGTGGTTCGTTTCATTGAGTCCCTTAGGGCCCATGCATTGGATACCAACTTGCGTCTCCGTGAGTTCTCAAAGTCTCTCACCTCCCGCGCGTACATGTGGTACGTCAACTTGGAGCCCTATTCGATAGCCACTTGGGAAGAAATGGTGAACAACTTCTACGCCAAATTTTTCCAAGTCCTCGAGAAGGTGACCGTGATAAGTCTTACAAAGGAAATTCAAACGGGCGGAGAAGATGTAGTCAATTACATTAAGCGATTTCAGGATTACGCGGTTGATTGTACTGAGTCAGTCAAGAAAATGCAGCTTGTCGAAATCTGCATTGGTGGAATGATGGATGAGTGTAAGATGTTACTTGTAAACTTGAAGTTGGGAACTTTCTCTGCTCTCTTAGAATCCGCGTACAACATCCGCCACGTGGTCAAGCCGGCTAGGAAGGAAAGCTAGAAGGGCAAGTCCGCGGTCGCCGCCGTAGCTGTCGCAGGCGTGCCGCAAGGACAGCAAGCTGGTGGCGGAAGAAAGCGAAGGGAgcgtggatgaagtatggattACCCATGCAGCATGGATGAAGTACGCGCCTTGGTAAATGCCTGGGTGGTGGATGGTGAGTTGGAACTTCCTCCAGTGGAATACAAGCCGACGCGAGAGGATCGAGAGCATCCGCGGTACTGCATGTACCATAGGCATACCAAACACCCGACTAGTGATTGCTAGTCCCTCAAGAGACTGTTCAAGAGGAAGCAAAATGCCAACAAGCTACGGCGACGTGACATCCGCATGGAACCCTATCCGGCCCACGGAAACCACAACCGAGAAGTTAACATGGCGGAATGCTACCCTTCATGTACGAGGATGAAGATGAAATGGATAACCACTACTATcaggaagaagaagacgaggaagAATGGGCTTGTATGGTCTCCTGCCATAAGATCATTGAAGAATTTGAAGGCGGCACGACTCCCACAGTTACACCAAACCCCAACAGCTCGGCTAAGACATTGCAAAACATCATCAAGTTTCGAACGTTTTTTGATGGTTTCGGCTTCACCCCGGCCGCGAGGTTGGAGATAACCAAAGCAATTATCAACATCGCAGAGGTCTACCAAGAATCATGCATATCCACGGAAGGGTCCGTCCCATGGACAATCCGCGACGAATCTAATTCTGTTACCTTCTCAGATGCGGATCAAAGAATACTGTACCCCCATAACCGCCCCCTGTACATCACGTCCTGCGTCAACGGGACAGAATTGAAGAGAACTTTTCTGGATGGGGGAGTCTCTATCAATCTTATGCCCCTTTCGATGTTTAGGCGATTGGGGATCCACAATAACAGGATAGTGGAGTCACCAATCACCATCACGATTCAGAGGAGATAGAAAGCAGTCTCTGGGATATGTTGTGGTGGATTTAGAAGTGAGGGCAATTCGCTCCGCTACTAAATTCCATCTTATCAATGCAGA
This DNA window, taken from Rhododendron vialii isolate Sample 1 chromosome 8a, ASM3025357v1, encodes the following:
- the LOC131298621 gene encoding uncharacterized protein LOC131298621; the protein is MPGVATANSTTSGPFVLPAPTAGNPAGAHGKKPAVDGTSTLSVGPYITMVEVQALLTRQKALLTKEKAKMIMPSLPNPDIRPPYPVTILLLPYPEGYTPPKFVKFDGKEGSAQEHVVRFIESLRAHALDTNLRLREFSKSLTSRAYMWYVNLEPYSIATWEEMVNNFYAKFFQVLEKVTVISLTKEIQTGGEDVVNYIKRFQDYAVDCTESVKKMQLVEICIGGMMDECKMLLVNLKLGTFSALLESAYNIRHVVKPARKES